One window of Saprospiraceae bacterium genomic DNA carries:
- the rpmB gene encoding 50S ribosomal protein L28: MSKVCDLTGTKPMYGNNVSHSNRKSRRRFNPNLQRKSFFVPETNEWVQLKVTAKALRTIDKLGLYAYMKKLAKKVQNN; the protein is encoded by the coding sequence ATGTCTAAGGTATGTGATTTAACAGGTACAAAACCCATGTATGGGAATAATGTATCCCACTCCAACCGGAAGTCCCGCAGACGGTTTAACCCAAATCTTCAGCGCAAATCATTTTTTGTGCCTGAAACCAATGAATGGGTTCAATTAAAAGTTACTGCAAAGGCATTGCGGACCATCGATAAATTAGGTTTGTATGCTTACATGAAAAAACTGGCTAAAAAAGTTCAAAATAATTAA
- a CDS encoding S8 family peptidase, whose product MKRDYLNSGGKKGAFIVSSNLSAGFNGTFPMDLPIVCQAYDSLGSVGILNSVATVNSNDDIGITGDIPGLCPSEYMICVTNTDRYDRKVTESGYNQTHVDLGACGESIPMVGISGLITEESGTSFASPHVAGLISLLYQFCSKINILNKTDPALAAKAMKEIVLSCGDELSTLKNITATGKRINALTALQYLNNYCSDSTIKLDILLILNNLTTGNILIKFNPSQFGTYHLQLYDNLGRILDDWDINFVPDNYNTFQTDISAYAPGVYHLRVDGKGQKWVKSLIKI is encoded by the coding sequence ATGAAACGGGACTATTTGAATTCAGGTGGCAAAAAAGGTGCTTTTATCGTCAGCAGCAATTTGTCAGCTGGTTTCAACGGGACATTTCCAATGGATCTACCCATTGTATGTCAAGCATACGACAGCCTTGGGAGTGTTGGTATTTTAAATTCAGTGGCAACAGTCAATAGTAACGACGATATTGGAATAACCGGCGACATCCCCGGCTTATGCCCTAGTGAATATATGATTTGTGTGACGAATACCGACCGGTATGACAGAAAAGTCACGGAATCTGGTTACAATCAAACCCATGTGGACCTTGGGGCCTGCGGCGAAAGCATCCCGATGGTTGGAATATCAGGTTTAATTACCGAAGAATCGGGAACCTCTTTTGCAAGCCCACATGTGGCTGGACTCATTTCCTTGCTTTATCAGTTTTGCTCGAAAATAAATATCCTAAACAAAACAGACCCTGCTTTGGCAGCCAAAGCGATGAAAGAAATTGTGTTATCCTGTGGAGATGAGCTTAGTACATTAAAAAACATCACGGCAACTGGTAAACGAATTAATGCCTTGACCGCATTGCAATACCTCAACAACTATTGCAGTGATTCAACCATAAAATTAGATATCTTATTGATTTTAAACAACTTAACAACTGGAAACATTCTGATTAAATTTAATCCGAGTCAATTTGGAACCTATCACTTACAACTTTATGATAATTTAGGCCGCATACTGGATGATTGGGATATTAATTTTGTACCTGATAATTATAACACATTTCAGACAGATATAAGCGCTTATGCTCCTGGCGTTTATCATCTTAGAGTGGATGGAAAGGGCCAAAAATGGGTAAAAAGCCTAATAAAAATTTAA
- the rpmG gene encoding 50S ribosomal protein L33, whose translation MAKRAKGNRQQIILECTEHKTSGLPGTSRYITQKNRKNTPDRLELKKFNPILKKYTVHKEIK comes from the coding sequence ATGGCAAAGAGAGCAAAAGGCAATAGACAGCAGATTATATTGGAATGCACCGAGCATAAAACAAGTGGATTGCCGGGTACTTCCAGATATATTACTCAAAAAAACCGCAAGAACACACCGGATAGACTTGAATTAAAAAAGTTTAATCCTATTTTAAAAAAATATACTGTTCATAAAGAAATTAAATAA
- a CDS encoding DUF4295 domain-containing protein: MAKVSKNARVAQRAANAGSGRDHVKVIKSIKDPVTGKYTYKELIVHKDKVKDFFEQSK, from the coding sequence ATGGCTAAAGTATCTAAAAACGCGCGGGTTGCCCAGCGGGCAGCAAATGCAGGTTCCGGAAGAGATCATGTGAAAGTGATTAAATCCATTAAAGATCCAGTTACAGGTAAATACACCTATAAAGAATTAATCGTTCATAAAGATAAAGTGAAGGATTTTTTCGAACAATCGAAATAA